The sequence GTGAGTGGGCTGGGTTGAGCAGTGGGTTGCTGCTGCCCACTAAGTGACCTTCTGACCTTTTTCCTGATTATTAGTGGAGAGTTAGAGTGGAGACCACTTGTCTCTGGATAGCAGAGCACCATGAGCCCTGAGTTCCCTGGCTGTCTTTGCTTGCCTGGCCCTCTGTCAGGGCCTGGCTGATGGTACTGCTGGTGGTGGGGCAGGAGCAGAGGAGGTCTGGAGGCAGTCCAGAGCagtggtctcaaccttcctaatgctgcaaccctttaatacagtttctcatgttgtgataACCctcacccataaaattattttcattgctacttcataactgtaattttgctactattatgaatcataatgtaaatatttttggagatagatgTTTGCCAAAgggagacccacaggttgagaaccattggcttAGAGCCTGATAGGATTTCTTTCCCCAGGTGGTGCAGCTGAAGGCTGTGTTCCCACATGGTGCAGGGTTTGTGCTGGCCTTTGAGTTCATGCTGTCGGACCTGGCAGAGGTGGTGCGCCATGCCCAGAGGCCACTGGCCCCGGCACAGGTCAAGAGCTACCTGCAGATGCTGCTCAAAGGCGTTGCGTTCTGCCATGCCAACAACATTGTGCATCGGGTCAGTACCAACAAGGGCTGCGGTGGGCTAGAGTGAGCTAATCCTTGAAGAGGGTACAGTCAGGGGGTCTTAAggtcagcagccagggctgtggCTTTAGAGGAGATGGTGGCTGGGCTGCCTGTTTCCCTGTCCTGAAACCCTGTCTAGGTACAGGGGAGACTGATATCTCCTTTTGTATGCACAGGACTTGAAGCCTGCCAACCTGCTCATCAGTGCCTCAGGCCAGCTCAAGATAGCTGACTTTGGCCTGGCCCGGGTCTTCTCTCCAGATGGTGGTCGCCTCTACACACATCAGGTGGCCACCAGGTAGTGGGGCTGTATCCCTTCCAGTCCTCTCACTGGGGAAGAGACACCTCTGTACCTTCTGTCCAGGCATGGGCTATGAGGCTGGGATGAACTTGTAGCTTCTCGTCAGAACAATAATCCACTTGTGATCTCAAACCCCTTTCCTCCAGGTGGTACCGAGCTCCTGAGCTCCTGTATGGTGCTCGGCAGTATGACCAGGGCGTcgacctatggtgagacacttggGGTAGATGAGGCAATGTGTGCCATGGGGATGTCCTCTCTGGTTAGACTAGTCTGAGCAGCTTGGGATCTATGTTCTTCACCCTGATGTTTTTGAGTTTGTTGGGGGAAGGTTAGGAGAGTGGTAATCTCAGGCAGGAGGCTTCTGGGAATGGAGGGTGAGGTGGTCTGAGGAACAAGGCATGTGGTATGTTTAGGTATCTGACTTGAGGATAAGACAGTGGTAAGCTAGAGTGAGGCTAGTGTCCCTAGGTATGAAGGCTCAGCATTTTGGGGGGCTAGGGAGATAATTTGTGGTGTTCAGAGGTCTAAGGTTTGGGTTATTTTGCGTTTCTGCCCCCCaaaacagaggaggagctggGTGTCCCAGACATGAGGCTCTAATTGTATTGGAGCTGTCAGGGGCTGCTCTGTTCTAGAACTGATGTCTGAGGGGGAATAATAATGCCTGCACTAGAAACCTCTGGACCTTGACCCTGGCATGAAGTGTTAGTGCTGTTGTGGGTAGCTTGATCACCCATGTGTGAGATGTCTAGTTGCTTAGATCTGTATCCACAGGGCTGTGGGCTGCATTATGGGAGAGCTGTTGAATGGGTCCCCTCTGTTCCCTGGAGAAAATGACATCGAGCAACTCTGCTGCGTGCTTCGCATCCTGGGCACCCCCAGTCCTCGCATCTGGCCGGTTAGTAGCAGCCAttgctgggtgggtggggggcattCCCCAGTAGGAAGTGACTCCTTATGCAGATGTCCCAGGGCCCCAGCCTCCCTTGATCAATGAAGATCACTTTCTTGGCCTTGCAGGAGGGCCAGGTTTTGTCTGGGTAGCATTTCAGCAAGTTGGGCAAGGAGTGGGCCTCAGAGAGGGTGAGAGGGGCTAACGGAGAGCATGTGTGGGTGATGATGAGCCCTGACCTGAGTGCATCGGGAGTGGTGAGGCAGGGGCTGCTCTCATTGCCTTTTCCTCTTCTGGGCTCAGGAGATCACAGAGCTGCCTGACTACAACAAGATCTCCTTCAAGGAGCAGGCACCAGTGCCCCTGGAGGAGGTGCTGCCTGACGCCTCTCCCCAGGCCTTGGACCTGCTGGGTCAGTTCCTCCTCTACCCTCCACACCAGCGTATCGCAGCCTCCCAGGTAAGGTTCAAGGTTGTGGTCACTGTTCTGATACTCTGCCCTCAGTAGCCATGGGACCCTGCCAAGTCGGTGACTCTCAGAACCCCAGGAGATGGGACTTTACAATGGGGTGTTTTTCAGGAGGCTTCAGGAGAGTAGTCAGTGACCTTGCCCTCTGtccatctcctctctcttgtcaGTGGTTCCTTCATGCAGTTACAGGTGTTGGAGGTGTGAGTGTTGTCTCCCTCGTACCTTATCCGATTGCTCTTCATGTCCTTATCCCTCCTGTGCTTGCTCCTTCCCTCGGGCTTGTGCTCCTGTGTCCTAACCCTTCAAATCCTGCAGCATCTCTCTGGTCTTCAGCCTTTCTCCCCAGCTCTGTTATATGACTTGTCCTGGGAGACATGAACAAGTGTCTGTTCACTCCAGGTAGACACTGATAACAAATCTGACCTGAGTCTAGTCTCAGTTTCAGGTGCTTCCTGGGACTTGTGAGTTttctttacttcctgagtctttaAGGAGCCTCCTGCCCAGAGGGAATGCTTCAATTGGGAGGAAATAGCTACACAACAAGCTATCATTATAGCTGAGGACATACTATGCATTTTGCCCCTTCCTCTGTTGGCAAGACTTTTAAGCTCATTGCCATGTTCCCAGCTGCTGGAACAGTGCTccagacaggcacacaggcaaGGTTTGCTGAGTCAGCTGAATGATTCTGGGGCCTGGTAGTGACTGGATTTCTTCTACTGACCCTTATTTGCTACCCTCAGGCCCTTCTGCATCAGTACTTCTTCACAGCTCCTCTGCCTGCTCATCCATCTGAGCTGCCAATTCCTCAGCGCCCAGGGGGACCTGCACCCAAGGCTCACCCAGGCCCTCCCCATGTGCATGACTTCCATGTGGACCGGCCTCTTGAGGAGTCACTGCTGAACCCAGAGCTGATTCGGCCCTTCATCCCAGAGGGGTGAGATGCTCGCCCTATCCTGCTGCTTACCCCAGGAGCACCTAGACAGTcattcctctgcttcttccttatTTGCCTCCATGGTCTCCCCAAAGCTATACACACCACACCTTGTCCTTACTCCTTAGCCTGCTTGAGGGCTGGGCTCCAGGAGGCAGAACCGTGAAGATGTCCAGCCCAGCAGAGAACAAGACTCACAGCCTCCAGAGACGACTAGCTGTGTCCTTCCCCAGGGCTGCCACTCAGTGGTGTCACCTGCCTTGGAGATGGTTCTCCAGGCTCTGTCTCCTGCTCAAGTACATTGCTATTAGAGCATCACCCGGGGAGGCACAGCTAGGAAGACAGGCTTGCTATGGTCTGGTTCCCAGGGTCCTCTGAGCCAGGATTTGAGATTCATATAAAAGCCCTGAGTATTTCTGCCTGTTTCTATTAGGGAAATTGACAATGGTGGCCCCTTAATTCATAGGGGTCAGTCACCCAGAAGGTGCTTCCAGTCAGGGCCACTTTGGTCCTGAGGCTTCCTGTGCCATCCTTGTGACTTGAGTGCTCACCAGTCAGGGTCCAGAAGTTGAGGCCCAGAGACAGACAGTCTGGCTCCCAAAGCACACTTTCCACATGTTGGGTGGTTAGTCAGTTTTTCTGAAGGATAAGGGTGAGCCAGAGGCTGCTGTGAAGATTTGAAGCAGGCATTCCTGGAATTCATTCAGTAAATAAACGCCAGTGTAACTCAGCCAGCttgttgatttctgttttgtAGGAATATAGAAGATAAGTCTAaaacagttctcaaccttcctaatgctgtgaccctttaatacagttcctcaggttgtagtgacccccaaccataaatttattttcattgccacttcatagctgtaattttgctattgttatgaatcataatgtaaatatctgatatgcaggatatctgatatgagacccctgtgaaagggtcattcgacccccaagGGGTCATAACTTATAAATTGAGAAACACCGGTCTAAATGTTACTGAGATGTCAAGGACCAAGAGGAGGGAGCAGACAGAAGATGTTGAGAGGACTTGTATAGCAGATAGTAAGACTTACTACAAGGTTATATAACAACTAAGACAGGATATTGTTTCAGGAATTGATTAGACTCTTAACTATCAATTATTCAGATACCTAATAAAATATGCTAGTGGTTttggcatatacctgtaaccaTAGCACTCAGGGGTCTGAGATAGGAGGGTTCTCAAGAGTggaaggccaccctgggctacagtgggagatcctgtctcaaaaagaaaaagtgtagatgtgtatacatgtatatgtgtaagcatgtatataatatacacacaaaggagacacatattcttaaaatatttattttagaccTAACATGTATTGGTTGTTGTGTGAGTTTTGGGGACACAGAGGTGACTAACAGATTTACACTatactgtgctgtggatatcattctatataaataaaacactgatggccagtgaccagacaggaagtataggcgggacaaggaaagaggagaattggggaaacaggaagaagggggaaagacactgcagccaccgccaggacaagaaacatgtaaagacgctggtaagccaccagccatgtggcaaggtatagatttataaaaatggtttaatttaagatataagaacagttagcaaaaagcctgccacggtcatacagtttatcagtaatataagtgtctgagtgattattttatacaaggattgtgggactgtggggcttggtggagcctggagagaagccctccagcaacaatactGTGCTCAGAAAATCTTGATGTCTTCATAATCCAACCTCCTTTTATTTCTCTGGTCACGTCTTTGTAGACTCTAAGGTTAGTCGGGCTCCATTAGTTTCTTGTAGCTCTTATGTATGCACAGGTGACAACTTGTGTCTGGACTCTGTTTGGAAACAGTTAAAAGGTACAGGCTGATAAAAATGTAGTCCATTTGGTGATTTACAAACTGGTGCCTTCAGTGATCTCTGAAAAACCTTCTCTAACTCCACATTGCACAGTGATATTCAggcaaacaataaaaacagcagAACACTAGCTCTCACCAGATGGTGCGACCACCACACTTGGTACTTTCTAGAGTAATAAAGTAGAACAGTGTAGGCATTATTGAAAGCCATGTAATACATACGACAAAGCACAAATATACAGCATACAGTAGGGTGGTTgtttccccccctcctccctcaaaaaaaaaaaaaagaaagaaaaggttttattcAACTTGTTCTTTTCAAGCTGAGATGATGAGCCTGGCTTAGAACTCCTTTTGTGAGTGAGATGACTTTGATGTCCTGTCTCTAACTTTTATTGGGATCACAAGCTTgtatcaccacatt is a genomic window of Peromyscus maniculatus bairdii isolate BWxNUB_F1_BW_parent chromosome 5, HU_Pman_BW_mat_3.1, whole genome shotgun sequence containing:
- the Cdk20 gene encoding cyclin-dependent kinase 20 isoform X2; translation: MWRISTGEIVALKKVALRRLEDGIPNQALREIKALQEIEDSQYVVQLKAVFPHGAGFVLAFEFMLSDLAEVVRHAQRPLAPAQVKSYLQMLLKGVAFCHANNIVHRDLKPANLLISASGQLKIADFGLARVFSPDGGRLYTHQVATRWYRAPELLYGARQYDQGVDLWAVGCIMGELLNGSPLFPGENDIEQLCCVLRILGTPSPRIWPEITELPDYNKISFKEQAPVPLEEVLPDASPQALDLLGQFLLYPPHQRIAASQALLHQYFFTAPLPAHPSELPIPQRPGGPAPKAHPGPPHVHDFHVDRPLEESLLNPELIRPFIPEGLLEGWAPGGRTVKMSSPAENKTHSLQRRLAVSFPRAATQWCHLPWRWFSRLCLLLKYIAIRASPGEAQLGRQACYGLVPRVL
- the Cdk20 gene encoding cyclin-dependent kinase 20 isoform X3, whose translation is MLSDLAEVVRHAQRPLAPAQVKSYLQMLLKGVAFCHANNIVHRDLKPANLLISASGQLKIADFGLARVFSPDGGRLYTHQVATRWYRAPELLYGARQYDQGVDLWAVGCIMGELLNGSPLFPGENDIEQLCCVLRILGTPSPRIWPEITELPDYNKISFKEQAPVPLEEVLPDASPQALDLLGQFLLYPPHQRIAASQALLHQYFFTAPLPAHPSELPIPQRPGGPAPKAHPGPPHVHDFHVDRPLEESLLNPELIRPFIPEGLLEGWAPGGRTVKMSSPAENKTHSLQRRLAVSFPRAATQWCHLPWRWFSRLCLLLKYIAIRASPGEAQLGRQACYGLVPRVL
- the Cdk20 gene encoding cyclin-dependent kinase 20 isoform X4, which produces MDQYCILGRIGEGAHGIVFKAKHVETGEIVALKKVALRRLEDGIPNQALREIKALQEIEDSQYVVQLKAVFPHGAGFVLAFEFMLSDLAEVVRHAQRPLAPAQVKSYLQMLLKGVAFCHANNIVHRDLKPANLLISASGQLKIADFGLARVFSPDGGRLYTHQVATRRSQSCLTTTRSPSRSRHQCPWRRCCLTPLPRPWTCWVSSSSTLHTSVSQPPRPFCISTSSQLLCLLIHLSCQFLSAQGDLHPRLTQALPMCMTSMWTGLLRSHC
- the Cdk20 gene encoding cyclin-dependent kinase 20 isoform X1; translated protein: MDQYCILGRIGEGAHGIVFKAKHVETGEIVALKKVALRRLEDGIPNQALREIKALQEIEDSQYVVQLKAVFPHGAGFVLAFEFMLSDLAEVVRHAQRPLAPAQVKSYLQMLLKGVAFCHANNIVHRDLKPANLLISASGQLKIADFGLARVFSPDGGRLYTHQVATRWYRAPELLYGARQYDQGVDLWAVGCIMGELLNGSPLFPGENDIEQLCCVLRILGTPSPRIWPEITELPDYNKISFKEQAPVPLEEVLPDASPQALDLLGQFLLYPPHQRIAASQALLHQYFFTAPLPAHPSELPIPQRPGGPAPKAHPGPPHVHDFHVDRPLEESLLNPELIRPFIPEGLLEGWAPGGRTVKMSSPAENKTHSLQRRLAVSFPRAATQWCHLPWRWFSRLCLLLKYIAIRASPGEAQLGRQACYGLVPRVL